The region GATAGGTAACGGGGTCCTTAATTTTATTCTTGTCCAGTTTTATCCGCCCTTCCCGTAGATAGCGGGCATGGACCTCGGTGATGGATCTGACTTTGAAAGGCTGTTTTCCGGACAACTGTTTCATGACCCGAAAGGCCGTGCCGCATTCGCAGACACAGACCTCTTTAACCTTAAGACGCAAGGCCTCCTTGACAATGCGATCCAGGATCAGCCTGGTACGGGAAGGGTCTCCGAGAAAGGCCCCGAAGTTGACGGCTTCAAAAAAACTCAAGGTCCAGTTCTCTTTGGCGGCATTAAAAATAGCCGCGGCCGGAACAATCGAATGGGCCCCGGCCAGGGCGACATAAAGCATATCGGCCCCTTCCTGATCCACCGGGATGGGGGTCGACCCGGCCTCGGACTTCCACTTTTCCACCACCTGGTCTTCCAGGTTCTTTATGGCCGAAAGAAAACCTTCTTTAAACATTTCCAGGGATTTGCCCTTTTCAATGGACATGTCGGCCAGCATGGACAGGATTTCCGGTTCCGATTTGTTTCCGACCAACAGGAGCTTGGCAATGGACATGAGCATCTGGGTGTCGATGCCGTAGGGGCAAAAGACCATGCAACGCCGGCAGCCCGTACAGGAATAGGCGGCCTCATAGAGCTCCTCCATGGCCATATCGGTCAATTCCTTGGATTCCCCGAGGAAGGCTGTGGGGTTCAACCGGCCTTTATAGTATTTTTTATAGAGCCGGCGGACGATTTCATGCCGGTAGTAGGCGATGTATTTATTCTGGCCCATGGAGGCATAGACGTGGCAAGCCTCGGTACAGGTCCCGCAGCGGGTACAGGTCTCCAGATAAAACTTCATGGCCTGATTCAATTTGGAATCAAAAAGTTTTAACAGGTCGTTTTGAGTTTGCAGATCCATGATTACCCCCTCCTTAATTTATTCATGGGGACACTGAAAATGGAATGCATAACCTTGCTGAAAGGGAAGAGCATGATAAACAGGTTGGCGAAGAAGACGTGCAAGACCAGCATAAAAGAATGGCCGGTCTGATAGACGGCCCCGGGCAGCTCGGGTTTAAAAACCAAAAGACCGGTCATATAGGTCTGATAGTCTCCCGGCGACAATTCCCCGTAGTTATACCACCGCCT is a window of Deltaproteobacteria bacterium DNA encoding:
- a CDS encoding (Fe-S)-binding protein — protein: MDLQTQNDLLKLFDSKLNQAMKFYLETCTRCGTCTEACHVYASMGQNKYIAYYRHEIVRRLYKKYYKGRLNPTAFLGESKELTDMAMEELYEAAYSCTGCRRCMVFCPYGIDTQMLMSIAKLLLVGNKSEPEILSMLADMSIEKGKSLEMFKEGFLSAIKNLEDQVVEKWKSEAGSTPIPVDQEGADMLYVALAGAHSIVPAAAIFNAAKENWTLSFFEAVNFGAFLGDPSRTRLILDRIVKEALRLKVKEVCVCECGTAFRVMKQLSGKQPFKVRSITEVHARYLREGRIKLDKNKIKDPVTYHDPCQIARNAGVIDEPRYILQHLTADFRDLTEDARYNWCCGGGGGLVALGEDNLDFRMKSARVKVDQVNKT